In a single window of the Bufo bufo chromosome 5, aBufBuf1.1, whole genome shotgun sequence genome:
- the HOXA4 gene encoding homeobox protein Hox-A4 has translation MAMSSFLINSNYIEPKFPPCEEYAQNNFLHSQSPDYYERPREPGFEAPPEALYQGPSPYPEASYGYGPLTAGHEAGVTQEGVSGKGHRQSQQLLQSHVLRQPPPPPQQHCEPIGAANDSSIHPEKSAAGLKSSKEPVVYPWMKKIHVNTVNPNYTGGEIKRSRTAYTRQQVLELEKEFHFNRYLTRRRRIEIAHTLCLSERQVKIWFQNRRMKWKKDHKLPNTKMRSANPSVSSQQSKGQGHQHTEGSSTPLL, from the exons ATGGCCATGAGTTCGTTTTTGATAAACTCCAACTACATCGAGCCGAAATTCCCACCCTGCGAGGAGTATGCCCAAAACAACTTCTTGCACAGCCAGTCTCCTGACTACTACGAGCGGCCGAGGGAGCCGGGCTTCGAGGCTCCTCCTGAGGCTCTCTACCAAGGTCCGAGCCCTTACCCTGAAGCCAGCTATGGGTACGGCCCCCTGACGGCGGGCCACGAAGCTGGGGTGACCCAGGAGGGGGTCTCTGGCAAAGGACACAGGCAATCTCAGCAACTTCTCCAAAGCCACGTCCTCAGGCAgcctccaccaccaccacagcaGCACTGTGAGCCTATAGGAGCGGCCAATGACAGCAGCATCCACCCCGAGAAGAGTGCTGCTGGCCTCAAAAGCAGCAAAGAGCCAGTTGTCTACCCATGGATGAAGAAAATACACGTCAACACAG TGAACCCAAACTACACTGGCGGAGAAATCAAAAGGTCTCGAACTGCCTACACCAGACAACAAGTATTAGAGCTGGAGAAGGAGTTCCACTTTAACCGTTACCTTACCAGACGCCGGAGGATAGAGATTGCCCACACGTTATGTCTTTCTGAACGCCAGGTCAAGATCTGGTTCCAAAACAGGAGGATGAAGTGGAAGAAAGACCACAAATTGCCCAACACTAAGATGCGCTCTGCCAACCCATCAGTCTCAAGTCAACAGTCCAAAGGACAGGGCCATCAGCACACAGAGGGGTCCAGCACCCCATTATTATAA